Proteins from a genomic interval of Heteronotia binoei isolate CCM8104 ecotype False Entrance Well chromosome 7, APGP_CSIRO_Hbin_v1, whole genome shotgun sequence:
- the VXN gene encoding vexin, with protein MHQIYSCSDENLEVFTVISSKSRNPIRKKTKGTQCVLSKKVVAVSSYQPQGTDELLSHQGDLIQVFYKNKDGRDFSHLQNRQKGVFLNPTKCPETHTEISKQQSFTCGNNQSDSKSLQPQASPGLHHNAKQIAATEPAIRDDVAEEHAMLSWKSTEDDTASTHGPEASLPLTGSPLQGTPSLLRKIWMKHKKKAEYLGATNGAFEAD; from the exons atGCACCAGATTTACAGCTGCAGTGATGAAAATTTAGAAGTGTTCACTGTGATTTCATCCAAAT CACGTAACCCCATCAGGAAAAAAACCAAAGGTACACAATGCGTCCTATCAAAAAAG GTGGTGGCAGTGTCCAGTTATCAACCTCAAGGGACAGATGAATTGTTGTCACACCAAGGTGATCTCATTCAAGTCTTCTACAAAAACAAAGATGGACGAGATTTCAGCCATCTACAGAACAGGCAGAAAGGAGTCTTCCTTAATCCTACCAAGTGCCCTGAAACACATA CAGAAATATCTAAACAACAGTCATTTACCTGTGGCAATAATCAATCAGATTCAAAGTCTTTG CAGCCTCAAGCATCTCCTGGATTGCACCACAATGCAAAACAGATTGCAGCCACAGAGCCAGCAATAAGGGATGATGTTGCAGAAGA GCATGCTATGCTTTCATGGAAAAGTACTGAAGATGACACAGCCTCCACTCATGGGCCTGAAGCCTCTTTACCTTTGACGGGGAGCCCTTTGCAGGGCACACCAAGCCTCCTGAGAAAGATATGGATGAAGCATAAAAAGAAGGCAGAATATCTAGGGGCCACCAATGGTGCCTTTGAGGCAGACTGA